The Lycium barbarum isolate Lr01 chromosome 12, ASM1917538v2, whole genome shotgun sequence genome includes a region encoding these proteins:
- the LOC132621111 gene encoding protein DETOXIFICATION 40-like isoform X1, translated as MDECFQENGPSEPLLEPKEPVIAVENVSSELEDILSDTSLSHFQRLGQASVVEFRNLFRLAAPAIIVYLLNNITSMSTQIFCGHLGNLELAAASLGNEGIQLLAYGVMLGMGSAVETLCGQAYGAHKYETLGIYLQRSTILLMLSGIPIMVAYLFSKPILILLGESEKVASAAALFVYGLIPQIFAYAANFPIQKFLQAQSIVNPSAYIAAAALVLHLFLTWIVLYVFEWGLFGGALVLSISWWIVVIAQFVYILWSDKCKKTWNGFSSQAFSGLWDFFKLSAASSVMLCLETWYFQILVLVAGLLPNPEVALDSLAVCNTILGWVFMISVGFNAAASVRVSNELGAGHPKSASFSVLVVTLSSFAISVVIAIIVMMLRDVMSYAFTGGETIAKASSELAPLLAASIILNGIQPVLSGVAVGCGWQGFVAYVNVGCYYVVGIPLGILLGFKFKLEAKGLWLGMFGGTAMQTLILVWATFRTNWDKEVEKAKNRLVKWQDGSKKPLLNES; from the exons ATGGATGAATGTTTTCAAGAAAATGGGCCAAGTGAACCTCTGCTAGAGCCAAAAGAACCAGTAATTGCAGTGGAAAATGTAAGCTCTGAGCTTGAAGACATATTGTCCGACACAAGCTTGTCCCATTTTCAGAGGCTTGGACAGGCCTCTGTTGTGGAATTTAGAAACCTCTTTCGCCTAGCAGCTCCAGCAATCATTGTTTATTTGCTCAATAATATCACTTCTATGTCTACCCAAATATTCTGTGGTCATCTTGGTAATCTTGAACTCGCTGCTGCTTCACTTGGCAATGAAGGTATTCAACTCTTGGCTTATGGCGTCATG CTAGGAATGGGGAGTGCAGTGGAGACACTATGTGGGCAGGCATATGGAGCTCACAAGTATGAAACACTGGGAATATATCTTCAAAGATCGACAATTCTCCTTATGTTATCTGGAATACCGATCATGGTGGCTTACTTATTTTCAAAGCCAATTTTAATCTTATTAGGAGAATCAGAGAAAGTTGCATCAGCAGCTGCATTATTCGTTTATGGTCTAATTCCTCAAATATTTGCTTACGCCGCCAATTTCCCCATTCAAAAGTTCTTACAAGCTCAGAGCATTGTAAATCCTAGTGCATATATAGCTGCAGCAGCGTTAGTCCTCCATCTTTTCCTAACATGGATTGTACTTTATGTATTTGAGTGGGGATTGTTTGGAGGAGCATTGGTTCTAAGTATTTCGTGGTGGATAGTAGTCATTGCACAATTTGTGTACATATTGTGGAGTGATAAATGTAAGAAAACATGGAACGGATTTAGTTCGCAAGCATTTTCCGGGCTGTGGGATTTCTTTAAGTTGTCAGCTGCTTCATCTGTTATGTTGTGTTTGGAGACATGGTATTTTCAGATTTTGGTTTTAGTTGCTGGTTTGCTTCCAAATCCTGAAGTGGCATTAGACTCTCTAGCTGTTTG TAACACAATTCTTGGATGGGTGTTCATGATATCTGTTGGGTTCAATGCAGCAGCAAG TGTCAGGGTGAGCAATGAGTTGGGAGCTGGGCATCCAAAATCAGCCTCATTTTCAGTTTTGGTGGTGACATTAAGCTCGTTCGCGATTTCTGTAGTCATTGCCATAATCGTGATGATGCTTCGCGATGTGATGAGTTATGCATTCACGGGGGGCGAAACCATTGCTAAAGCATCTTCAGAACTTGCACCACTCTTAGCTGCCTCTATAATTCTTAATGGCATTCAGCCTGTTTTATCTG GAGTGGCTGTTGGGTGTGGATGGCAAGGATTTGTGGCATACGTTAACGTTGGATGTTACTACGTTGTTGGCATTCCCTTGGGTATTCTTCTTGGCTTCAAGTTCAAACTCGAAGCTAAG GGATTATGGCTGGGCATGTTTGGTGGAACAGCCATGCAAACTCTTATCTTGGTATGGGCCACTTTTAGAACCAATTGGGACAAAGAG GTGGAGAAAGCAAAAAATCGATTAGTTAAGTGGCAAGACGGCAGTAAAAAGCCACTGTTAAATGAATCATGA
- the LOC132621111 gene encoding protein DETOXIFICATION 40-like isoform X2, protein MKLGMGSAVETLCGQAYGAHKYETLGIYLQRSTILLMLSGIPIMVAYLFSKPILILLGESEKVASAAALFVYGLIPQIFAYAANFPIQKFLQAQSIVNPSAYIAAAALVLHLFLTWIVLYVFEWGLFGGALVLSISWWIVVIAQFVYILWSDKCKKTWNGFSSQAFSGLWDFFKLSAASSVMLCLETWYFQILVLVAGLLPNPEVALDSLAVCNTILGWVFMISVGFNAAASVRVSNELGAGHPKSASFSVLVVTLSSFAISVVIAIIVMMLRDVMSYAFTGGETIAKASSELAPLLAASIILNGIQPVLSGVAVGCGWQGFVAYVNVGCYYVVGIPLGILLGFKFKLEAKGLWLGMFGGTAMQTLILVWATFRTNWDKEVEKAKNRLVKWQDGSKKPLLNES, encoded by the exons ATGAAG CTAGGAATGGGGAGTGCAGTGGAGACACTATGTGGGCAGGCATATGGAGCTCACAAGTATGAAACACTGGGAATATATCTTCAAAGATCGACAATTCTCCTTATGTTATCTGGAATACCGATCATGGTGGCTTACTTATTTTCAAAGCCAATTTTAATCTTATTAGGAGAATCAGAGAAAGTTGCATCAGCAGCTGCATTATTCGTTTATGGTCTAATTCCTCAAATATTTGCTTACGCCGCCAATTTCCCCATTCAAAAGTTCTTACAAGCTCAGAGCATTGTAAATCCTAGTGCATATATAGCTGCAGCAGCGTTAGTCCTCCATCTTTTCCTAACATGGATTGTACTTTATGTATTTGAGTGGGGATTGTTTGGAGGAGCATTGGTTCTAAGTATTTCGTGGTGGATAGTAGTCATTGCACAATTTGTGTACATATTGTGGAGTGATAAATGTAAGAAAACATGGAACGGATTTAGTTCGCAAGCATTTTCCGGGCTGTGGGATTTCTTTAAGTTGTCAGCTGCTTCATCTGTTATGTTGTGTTTGGAGACATGGTATTTTCAGATTTTGGTTTTAGTTGCTGGTTTGCTTCCAAATCCTGAAGTGGCATTAGACTCTCTAGCTGTTTG TAACACAATTCTTGGATGGGTGTTCATGATATCTGTTGGGTTCAATGCAGCAGCAAG TGTCAGGGTGAGCAATGAGTTGGGAGCTGGGCATCCAAAATCAGCCTCATTTTCAGTTTTGGTGGTGACATTAAGCTCGTTCGCGATTTCTGTAGTCATTGCCATAATCGTGATGATGCTTCGCGATGTGATGAGTTATGCATTCACGGGGGGCGAAACCATTGCTAAAGCATCTTCAGAACTTGCACCACTCTTAGCTGCCTCTATAATTCTTAATGGCATTCAGCCTGTTTTATCTG GAGTGGCTGTTGGGTGTGGATGGCAAGGATTTGTGGCATACGTTAACGTTGGATGTTACTACGTTGTTGGCATTCCCTTGGGTATTCTTCTTGGCTTCAAGTTCAAACTCGAAGCTAAG GGATTATGGCTGGGCATGTTTGGTGGAACAGCCATGCAAACTCTTATCTTGGTATGGGCCACTTTTAGAACCAATTGGGACAAAGAG GTGGAGAAAGCAAAAAATCGATTAGTTAAGTGGCAAGACGGCAGTAAAAAGCCACTGTTAAATGAATCATGA